The following are encoded together in the Pectobacterium wasabiae CFBP 3304 genome:
- the pqiA gene encoding membrane integrity-associated transporter subunit PqiA, with the protein MCSHHDRHDCNLQREHGLHDERGLEHEHHHHDDYMLCPQCDLLVELPALLQGQKATCPRCKTALTSRQAEPRKRPVGYAVSALFMLLLANLFPFVSMRVAGITSEITLIQIPKVMVEENYASVATLFMLFVQLVPAFSMATLILLCLHVSLPLPLKKGMGKMLFHLKSWGMAEIFLAGVLVSFVKLMAYGDIGIGTSFMPFVLFCVLQLLAFQSLDRRWLWNDVVSPPALPAPPVLGKSGLSQGLRSCSCCTAILPANQLICPRCHSRGHARKKHSLQWTLALLITSIMLYIPSNLLPIMVTEALGDRMGSTIMSGVILLWGMGSYPVALVIFIASVMVPTLKMLALGWLCWQANGKTKKTEDSERMHVIYEMVEFVGRWSMIDVFVIAVLSAMVRIGRLMSIYPAIGAVLFAAVVILTMFAAMMFDPRLLWDRRDDVLHKESSVGER; encoded by the coding sequence GTGTGTTCCCATCACGATCGGCATGACTGTAATCTCCAGCGTGAGCATGGCCTTCACGATGAGCGTGGCCTTGAACACGAACATCATCACCATGATGACTATATGCTTTGCCCGCAGTGTGACCTGCTGGTGGAGCTACCCGCTTTGTTACAGGGACAGAAAGCGACCTGTCCACGCTGCAAAACCGCGCTAACCAGCCGTCAGGCGGAACCACGTAAACGGCCAGTCGGCTATGCAGTGAGCGCACTATTCATGCTATTGCTGGCAAACCTTTTCCCCTTCGTTTCTATGCGCGTGGCGGGGATCACCAGCGAAATTACCCTGATACAGATTCCTAAAGTGATGGTGGAGGAAAACTACGCCAGCGTAGCAACACTATTTATGCTTTTTGTTCAACTCGTCCCCGCTTTCAGTATGGCGACCCTTATCTTGCTTTGCCTGCATGTGTCGCTGCCGCTGCCATTGAAAAAGGGTATGGGCAAGATGCTGTTTCATCTTAAAAGTTGGGGCATGGCGGAGATTTTTCTGGCTGGTGTATTGGTCAGCTTTGTTAAGCTGATGGCCTATGGTGACATTGGCATCGGCACCAGTTTTATGCCTTTTGTTCTGTTCTGTGTGCTACAACTGCTTGCCTTCCAAAGTCTCGATCGCCGCTGGTTGTGGAATGATGTTGTGTCGCCGCCAGCATTACCAGCCCCCCCGGTTTTAGGGAAAAGTGGGCTATCGCAAGGGCTGCGTTCGTGTTCATGTTGCACCGCCATTCTGCCCGCCAACCAGTTAATCTGCCCACGCTGTCACTCACGCGGACATGCCCGTAAGAAACATAGTCTGCAATGGACGCTGGCGCTGCTGATCACTTCGATAATGCTGTACATCCCCTCGAATCTACTGCCGATCATGGTGACCGAAGCCCTCGGCGATCGTATGGGATCGACGATCATGTCAGGCGTTATCCTGCTGTGGGGAATGGGATCTTATCCTGTTGCCTTGGTGATTTTTATCGCCAGCGTGATGGTGCCGACGCTAAAAATGCTGGCGTTAGGCTGGCTGTGCTGGCAGGCCAATGGTAAAACCAAAAAAACGGAAGACAGCGAGCGAATGCACGTCATCTATGAGATGGTTGAGTTTGTTGGGCGCTGGTCAATGATTGATGTATTCGTTATTGCTGTACTGTCTGCGATGGTGCGCATTGGTCGTCTGATGAGTATTTATCCCGCCATTGGGGCGGTACTGTTCGCGGCCGTGGTGATTCTGACCATGTTTGCCGCGATGATGTTTGATCCCCGTTTGCTGTGGGATCGTCGCGATGATGTTCTTCATAAGGAGTCTTCCGTTGGCGAAAGATAA
- the pqiB gene encoding intermembrane transport protein PqiB — MMFFIRSLPLAKDNHAVADVETIKRWSPVWIVPIVTVLIGAWILFYHFSHQGPQITLITSNAEGIEAGKTAIKSRSVDVGVVESVVLSDDLHRVEIKARLHDGMDKLLKQDSAFWVVKPQIGREGVSGLGTLLSGAYIELQPGANKDEKREFTLLDAPPLASPDAKGIRVILDSDQSGQLNAGDPVLFRGYRVGSVETSEFDPKERKMRYQLFISAPYDGLITSNVRFWKDSGVAFDMSAQGMRVEMGSLTTLFSGGVSFDVPAGWELGDAAKAMAQYRLFDSQRSIQDSLYTEYKEYLLFFSESIRGLQAGAPVEFRGIRLGTVAEAPFFPKNMKQELDDDYRIPVLIRIEPDRFEKKIGGSFDFEQHLKQAQPLGLRASMKSANLLTGALYIDLDFYPQEKGDKKLYVLDGYPILPTIDGGLSQIQQKLMAVLDKVNNLPLNPMVNEATKTLTESQATLREMQKTLATLNKLTSSKAMQDLPEDMQKTLLELNRSMKGFQPGSPAYNKMVADMQRLDQVLRELQPVLRTLNEKSNALVFEAPGNQDPQPKRAK; from the coding sequence ATGATGTTCTTCATAAGGAGTCTTCCGTTGGCGAAAGATAATCATGCCGTTGCGGATGTAGAAACGATTAAACGCTGGTCACCGGTCTGGATTGTACCGATTGTCACCGTGCTGATCGGTGCCTGGATATTGTTTTACCATTTCAGCCACCAAGGGCCGCAAATTACGCTGATTACCAGCAACGCCGAAGGCATTGAAGCAGGTAAAACTGCTATCAAAAGCCGCAGCGTCGATGTTGGGGTGGTAGAAAGTGTTGTACTGAGCGACGATCTTCATCGGGTGGAGATCAAAGCACGTTTGCATGACGGCATGGATAAATTGCTAAAGCAGGATTCCGCTTTCTGGGTGGTGAAGCCGCAAATCGGTCGTGAAGGGGTTTCCGGTCTGGGTACGTTGTTATCCGGTGCCTACATCGAACTGCAACCTGGTGCTAATAAAGATGAAAAGCGCGAATTTACCCTGCTGGATGCGCCGCCGCTGGCCTCGCCGGATGCGAAAGGTATCAGGGTAATACTGGACAGCGATCAATCCGGGCAGTTGAATGCGGGTGACCCTGTCCTGTTCCGTGGCTATCGGGTAGGGTCGGTGGAAACCAGCGAGTTTGATCCGAAAGAACGCAAGATGCGTTATCAACTGTTTATCTCAGCACCGTATGACGGTCTGATCACCAGCAACGTTCGTTTCTGGAAAGACAGCGGCGTCGCATTTGATATGTCGGCACAAGGCATGCGTGTCGAAATGGGTTCGCTGACTACGCTGTTTAGCGGTGGTGTCAGCTTTGACGTCCCTGCGGGATGGGAACTGGGTGATGCGGCCAAGGCAATGGCGCAGTACCGACTCTTTGATAGCCAGCGCAGTATTCAGGACTCGCTGTACACCGAATATAAAGAGTATCTGCTGTTCTTCAGCGAATCGATCCGTGGTTTACAGGCAGGAGCACCGGTTGAATTCCGCGGTATTCGATTGGGAACGGTTGCTGAAGCGCCATTCTTCCCGAAAAATATGAAGCAGGAACTGGATGATGATTACCGCATTCCAGTACTGATTCGTATTGAACCCGATCGGTTCGAGAAGAAGATTGGTGGCTCGTTCGATTTTGAACAGCATTTGAAGCAAGCTCAACCGCTGGGGCTGCGCGCCTCGATGAAATCGGCCAACCTCCTGACCGGAGCGCTCTATATCGATCTCGATTTTTATCCACAAGAGAAAGGGGATAAAAAACTTTACGTTTTAGATGGTTACCCAATTCTTCCAACCATTGACGGTGGCCTGTCACAGATTCAGCAGAAACTGATGGCGGTGCTGGATAAGGTGAATAACCTGCCGCTGAATCCGATGGTGAATGAAGCAACGAAGACGTTGACGGAAAGTCAGGCAACGCTGCGTGAAATGCAAAAAACGTTGGCGACGCTGAACAAACTGACGTCCAGCAAAGCGATGCAGGATCTGCCGGAAGATATGCAAAAAACGCTGCTTGAATTGAATCGCAGTATGAAAGGCTTCCAACCTGGTTCGCCAGCATATAACAAAATGGTTGCAGATATGCAGCGGTTGGATCAGGTCCTACGGGAACTCCAGCCTGTGCTGCGTACCTTGAACGAGAAAAGTAATGCGTTGGTGTTTGAGGCCCCGGGTAATCAGGATCCTCAACCGAAGAGGGCAAAATAA
- the pqiC gene encoding membrane integrity-associated transporter subunit PqiC, producing the protein MMKVWTLALVLVLSACSSSNTQKTYYQLPTIADTNTTQMAATQGRPLWVEHVSVADYLVNAGLVYQTNDVQYVIASNNLWASPLDQQLQQALVANLGHKLPGWVVTTQPQGSEQAVLNVSVTGFHGRYDGNVVVRGEWMLTYQGNVLKRPFSVVLPQTEDGYDALVRTLAQGWQQVSQSIAQQAGALN; encoded by the coding sequence ATGATGAAAGTCTGGACGCTAGCTCTGGTGCTGGTATTGAGCGCCTGTAGTAGTAGCAATACGCAGAAAACGTACTATCAGCTACCGACAATCGCGGATACCAACACGACGCAAATGGCCGCGACTCAGGGACGTCCGCTATGGGTCGAGCATGTCAGCGTGGCGGATTATCTCGTCAATGCGGGCTTGGTCTACCAGACTAATGACGTGCAGTACGTCATTGCCAGCAATAACCTGTGGGCCAGCCCGTTGGATCAGCAATTACAGCAAGCGCTGGTGGCTAATTTGGGGCATAAACTGCCTGGCTGGGTTGTGACCACGCAGCCGCAGGGAAGTGAACAGGCTGTGCTGAATGTTTCTGTCACGGGCTTTCACGGTCGTTATGATGGCAATGTTGTCGTCCGTGGAGAATGGATGCTGACCTATCAGGGAAACGTGCTTAAGCGCCCCTTTAGCGTGGTGCTACCACAAACGGAAGATGGCTATGACGCGCTGGTAAGAACGTTAGCGCAAGGCTGGCAGCAGGTTTCTCAGTCGATTGCTCAGCAGGCAGGTGCGCTTAACTAA
- the rmf gene encoding ribosome modulation factor, translating into MKRQKRDRLERAHSRGYQAGIVGRPKEFCPYQSINARSYWLGGWRKAMEDRAVTA; encoded by the coding sequence ATGAAGAGACAGAAACGCGATCGCCTTGAACGGGCTCATTCACGTGGTTATCAAGCTGGTATTGTGGGTAGACCAAAGGAATTTTGTCCTTATCAATCAATTAATGCTCGGTCTTACTGGTTGGGAGGCTGGCGAAAAGCCATGGAGGACAGGGCTGTTACCGCTTAG
- a CDS encoding methyl-accepting chemotaxis protein, producing the protein MKLRTRIALLCGTTLLGMLILSAVALNTLYSTMMSERTGQLSTLVELAHSAAQKAYDLEKSGQLSRDEAEKEAKRAIASFHQGDRYFFVRGYTNDVNYVHPNPKRVGIVDANGGKEAGERYRASLQGKTIGTVIAEGTRPGQQNKVEKLYAVIKFEPWDWTIGYGDYIDDIQQTFWRNALILLSLGLVLLLIISAFAWNMLRTLMRQLGGEPQYAVDVVREIAEGNLRVDVETKPGDQTSILYAIRAMRDNLSHLVNQVRSSTNSIATASTQIASGNGDLSSRTESQASALEQTAAAMEQLTATVKQNADNARYANELAVSASDVAVRGGDVVSRVVVTMDSISLSSRKIVDIIGVIDSIAFQTNILALNAAVEAARAGEQGRGFAVVASEVRTLAQRSASAAREIKGLIDDSVAKVGEGTDFVKQAGDTMNEVVESVHRVTSMMGEISVASAEQRSGIEQVNLAISQMDQSTEQNAALVQEALAAAHSLNEQAQELSRTVEQFRVDESAGSYLALGAR; encoded by the coding sequence GTGAAACTACGAACCAGAATTGCACTGCTATGCGGTACGACCTTGTTAGGGATGCTAATTTTATCTGCGGTGGCGCTGAATACGCTTTATAGCACGATGATGAGTGAGCGCACTGGCCAACTCTCTACGCTGGTGGAACTGGCTCATTCGGCGGCGCAGAAAGCGTATGACCTGGAGAAAAGTGGTCAACTGTCGCGCGACGAAGCAGAGAAAGAAGCCAAACGGGCGATAGCCAGTTTCCATCAAGGCGATCGCTATTTCTTCGTGCGCGGTTACACGAACGATGTGAACTATGTTCACCCTAACCCTAAGCGTGTTGGTATCGTCGATGCCAACGGCGGCAAGGAGGCCGGAGAACGCTACCGTGCTTCCCTGCAAGGCAAGACGATCGGTACGGTGATTGCCGAAGGGACGCGCCCTGGGCAGCAGAATAAGGTTGAGAAGCTCTATGCTGTCATCAAATTTGAGCCTTGGGACTGGACGATTGGCTACGGTGATTACATTGATGATATTCAGCAGACATTCTGGCGCAATGCGCTGATCCTGCTGTCTTTAGGGCTGGTCCTACTGTTAATTATTTCCGCATTTGCATGGAATATGTTGCGCACGCTGATGCGCCAACTTGGCGGTGAGCCGCAGTACGCGGTTGATGTGGTACGCGAGATCGCGGAAGGCAACTTACGCGTTGATGTTGAAACGAAGCCGGGCGATCAAACCAGTATTCTTTACGCAATCCGTGCGATGCGCGACAACCTATCACATTTGGTTAATCAGGTTCGCAGCAGCACAAATTCCATTGCCACGGCGTCAACGCAGATCGCATCGGGTAACGGCGATTTGTCCTCGCGTACCGAATCGCAGGCCAGCGCCTTAGAACAGACGGCTGCGGCTATGGAACAACTGACCGCAACGGTGAAACAGAACGCGGATAATGCGCGGTATGCGAATGAACTCGCCGTATCGGCATCGGATGTGGCCGTTCGCGGCGGTGACGTTGTTAGCCGAGTTGTCGTGACGATGGATTCGATCAGTCTATCATCGCGTAAGATTGTGGATATCATCGGCGTTATTGACAGTATTGCGTTCCAGACGAACATTCTGGCGCTGAATGCCGCGGTGGAAGCGGCACGGGCTGGAGAGCAAGGGCGTGGTTTCGCGGTGGTCGCAAGTGAAGTGCGCACGCTGGCGCAGCGATCGGCATCCGCAGCCAGAGAAATTAAAGGCTTGATTGATGATTCTGTTGCCAAGGTTGGAGAGGGCACGGATTTCGTGAAGCAGGCTGGCGATACCATGAATGAAGTGGTTGAGAGCGTACATCGCGTAACATCCATGATGGGCGAAATCAGCGTAGCGAGTGCGGAACAGCGTTCGGGCATTGAGCAGGTTAATCTCGCGATATCGCAGATGGATCAGAGCACCGAACAGAATGCGGCGTTGGTTCAAGAAGCATTAGCTGCGGCACACTCGTTGAATGAACAGGCACAAGAACTGTCACGCACCGTTGAACAATTCCGCGTAGATGAATCCGCAGGCAGCTATCTGGCACTTGGGGCAAGGTAA
- a CDS encoding MarR family winged helix-turn-helix transcriptional regulator: MSEAIDTLETALSRLQCVLVARRAYYTPEKVSWGQYDILEVLRLNGPSTPSTLSDKLGITRTSMSKSLRVLKDLGFVTQDQDDIDRREQRTIISESGRDFLSRASTGHHDMAKLVTGVLTPGEQAIYTELCNKVSSVLDLSRT, from the coding sequence ATGTCTGAGGCCATTGATACACTAGAAACCGCTTTATCCCGATTACAGTGTGTTCTTGTCGCTCGCAGGGCTTACTACACGCCAGAAAAGGTGTCATGGGGGCAGTATGATATCCTTGAAGTATTACGCTTAAATGGACCATCTACCCCCTCCACGTTAAGTGATAAATTGGGTATCACGCGAACAAGTATGTCAAAGTCGCTGAGGGTGCTTAAAGATCTGGGCTTCGTTACGCAAGATCAGGACGATATAGATCGTCGCGAGCAGAGAACTATCATTTCTGAATCAGGAAGGGACTTCCTCTCGCGAGCGTCGACAGGCCATCATGATATGGCAAAATTAGTAACGGGAGTATTAACGCCCGGAGAGCAAGCTATTTATACCGAATTATGTAATAAAGTTAGCAGCGTGCTCGACCTTAGCCGTACTTAA
- a CDS encoding SDR family NAD(P)-dependent oxidoreductase yields MNFANKVAIVTGSTNGIGETIADVLHENGAYVVIASKNKERSEKKAYELDKTGQVTLGVECDVADPISVERMINSVMKKFGALHLAVNNAGITGAHNKNIPDQSIDDWNSVINTSLSGVFYCLKYEIPAMLKSGGGSIINLSAVNGLVGIAGLAPYTVAKHGVIGLTQSAALEFADKGIRVNAVAPGYVDTPRMRDVPANVLEAFSHSHPMKRFATRREVANFVSFLLSDMASFCTGGVYPIDGGYLAQ; encoded by the coding sequence ATGAATTTTGCAAATAAGGTAGCGATTGTAACGGGCAGTACTAATGGTATTGGTGAAACTATCGCGGATGTTTTACATGAGAATGGGGCTTATGTTGTTATCGCATCAAAAAATAAAGAACGGTCAGAAAAAAAAGCTTACGAGTTAGATAAAACGGGGCAAGTTACTTTAGGCGTAGAATGCGATGTTGCAGACCCTATATCAGTGGAGCGGATGATTAATAGCGTAATGAAAAAATTTGGTGCGCTGCACTTGGCCGTGAATAATGCAGGGATCACGGGTGCGCATAATAAAAATATACCGGATCAGAGTATTGATGACTGGAACAGTGTTATCAATACCAGCCTGAGCGGTGTGTTTTATTGTTTAAAATATGAGATCCCTGCAATGTTAAAAAGTGGCGGAGGGTCAATTATTAATCTTTCCGCTGTTAATGGTTTAGTCGGTATTGCGGGCTTAGCGCCATATACGGTTGCCAAGCATGGTGTAATTGGACTAACGCAATCAGCCGCCCTTGAATTTGCTGATAAAGGAATACGGGTGAATGCTGTTGCTCCAGGATATGTCGATACCCCCAGAATGAGGGACGTTCCCGCAAACGTTCTTGAAGCATTTAGTCATAGCCATCCAATGAAACGATTTGCTACAAGACGCGAGGTTGCTAATTTCGTTTCTTTCTTGTTGTCAGATATGGCCAGTTTCTGTACCGGTGGGGTATATCCTATCGATGGCGGTTATTTAGCGCAGTAA
- a CDS encoding lysozyme inhibitor LprI family protein, with protein sequence MAINKIIFLFSLMASNAVQAIVCSAAQSDVEKKICASEPLMQLDTALNKWYSQVEKSQINPAKLHEDERNWLQQRDQCADESCLIVSYKFRLSQLRDIERYGDARAVTSYLKRVRTTRSMPYVSEGNPISFSGSKYSLQAENWVYKPFYTDNERLKTLEQLKKIYPDTENNTQVKKIVGSVITDKNVYLYILHYNGIHVYDSISRKNTYSRTSQLVQISEQGDITIVDISNDEKTPKNPNSDSYYELHSFDIDERGNIYFINNENPHPTLKKWSASQQKIEILSDDELSQYKNKHPDKGTWSWTGKCGDVECKSRVGIDDSAHYALHYPKPNRQNPRDDYTAYDAHFADSLFYIKKNGDVETIVKENHDNKNTWFLFSEPTCTNDNACYFINHHDMAGVWKINQDKKTLTHITPLSRIDKITATRYKNKDYIFMLFDSMNHIYVATSQIDEDK encoded by the coding sequence ATGGCAATAAATAAAATAATATTTTTGTTTTCACTGATGGCTTCAAATGCAGTTCAAGCAATAGTTTGCTCTGCTGCACAGAGCGATGTCGAGAAAAAGATATGTGCTTCTGAACCATTAATGCAATTGGATACTGCATTAAACAAATGGTACAGCCAGGTAGAGAAGTCACAGATCAACCCAGCAAAACTTCATGAAGATGAAAGGAATTGGTTGCAGCAACGTGATCAATGTGCCGATGAATCGTGTTTAATTGTTTCATACAAATTTCGTCTCTCGCAACTGCGAGATATTGAACGTTACGGCGATGCCAGAGCCGTTACTAGTTACCTGAAGAGGGTTAGAACGACTCGGTCCATGCCTTATGTGTCTGAGGGAAACCCAATCTCGTTCAGTGGCTCCAAGTATTCTCTTCAAGCGGAAAATTGGGTCTATAAACCGTTCTACACCGATAATGAGCGTTTGAAAACTTTAGAACAACTGAAGAAAATCTATCCAGATACAGAAAACAATACTCAAGTAAAGAAAATTGTAGGTAGTGTTATAACGGATAAAAATGTATATCTCTATATCCTACATTATAATGGCATTCATGTTTACGATAGTATTTCCAGGAAAAATACCTATTCTCGCACGTCGCAGTTAGTTCAGATATCAGAACAAGGTGACATTACGATTGTAGACATCAGTAATGATGAAAAAACCCCAAAAAATCCAAATTCTGATTCTTATTATGAGCTACATAGTTTTGACATTGACGAACGCGGAAATATTTACTTCATCAACAATGAAAATCCGCACCCTACGTTAAAAAAATGGTCAGCCTCACAGCAAAAAATTGAAATACTTTCCGATGATGAACTGTCTCAATACAAAAATAAACATCCAGATAAAGGAACATGGTCATGGACAGGTAAATGTGGCGATGTTGAGTGTAAAAGTCGGGTGGGAATAGATGATTCAGCGCACTATGCGTTACATTATCCCAAGCCGAACAGGCAAAACCCTCGCGACGATTATACTGCTTATGATGCTCATTTTGCAGACAGTTTATTTTACATCAAAAAAAATGGCGACGTTGAAACAATAGTAAAAGAAAATCATGACAATAAAAATACGTGGTTTTTATTTTCGGAACCAACATGTACTAACGATAATGCATGTTATTTTATCAATCATCATGACATGGCCGGTGTTTGGAAGATTAATCAAGATAAAAAAACGTTAACGCATATTACACCACTAAGCCGAATAGACAAAATAACGGCTACTCGTTACAAGAATAAAGATTATATTTTCATGCTCTTTGACTCAATGAACCATATATATGTCGCAACATCGCAAATAGATGAGGATAAATAA
- a CDS encoding lysozyme inhibitor LprI family protein, translated as MRHIAFYSLCVGIIHSLFFTSSVNAASFDCKKAEGKIDRTICNHPELSSLDEEMSTLYFSIKNDPIIPSENLKIRQKTFLSARNACVRAKNVSACLEDSYQEIINEYRQTPRSTDIDNFQFSMNIKKRYIRFDLSYPEWPYLADVYVTAAGCSEGTWCESNGYLAVKDTTTELITQVIYLPHAFFFMEAGGYNKISISYNKKMKGLLSIFDDTQGDDVNIIIPCASGRGKANEMDFQYRNNRVYFLIDKNSCARKID; from the coding sequence ATGCGTCATATTGCATTTTATAGTCTCTGTGTAGGGATAATACATAGCCTCTTTTTCACCAGTTCAGTTAATGCTGCAAGTTTCGACTGTAAGAAAGCAGAGGGGAAAATAGATCGCACAATATGCAACCATCCCGAACTCTCCTCTCTGGATGAAGAAATGAGCACTTTGTATTTTAGTATAAAAAACGATCCCATTATTCCGTCTGAGAACCTAAAAATAAGGCAGAAAACCTTCCTCTCTGCAAGAAATGCTTGCGTGCGTGCAAAAAACGTATCGGCATGTCTGGAGGATAGTTATCAAGAAATTATTAATGAGTATCGACAAACACCAAGAAGTACAGATATAGATAATTTTCAATTTAGTATGAACATTAAAAAAAGATACATACGGTTCGATCTGTCCTATCCTGAATGGCCATATTTGGCAGATGTTTATGTGACAGCAGCCGGGTGTTCTGAAGGAACATGGTGTGAATCAAATGGGTATCTGGCCGTCAAAGATACCACGACAGAGTTAATCACACAGGTTATCTATTTACCTCACGCATTTTTCTTCATGGAAGCTGGCGGTTATAATAAAATAAGCATTTCATATAATAAGAAAATGAAAGGATTACTATCCATATTTGATGACACTCAAGGAGACGACGTTAACATCATCATTCCATGTGCATCAGGTAGAGGCAAGGCCAATGAAATGGACTTTCAATATAGGAACAATCGAGTTTATTTTCTGATTGATAAGAATAGCTGCGCACGGAAAATTGATTAG
- a CDS encoding phosphatase: MYPVDLHMHTVASTHAYSTLHDYIAEAQQKNIRLFAITDHGPDMADAPHYWHFMNMRVWPRLVDGVGILRGIEANIKNIEGDIDCTGPMLEQVDMIIAGFHEPVFPPQDRETHTAAMIATMARGDAHIISHPGNPKFPVDIRAIAEAAAKYNVALELNNSSFMHSRKGSEPNCRAIAEAVRDAGGLLSLGSDSHIAFSLGDFTHCERILQEVNFPQDRILNVSPRRVLDFLEQRGMPAIAELADL; this comes from the coding sequence ATGTATCCCGTCGATCTACATATGCACACCGTTGCCAGTACACATGCTTACAGTACCCTGCACGATTACATCGCCGAGGCGCAGCAAAAAAATATCCGCCTGTTTGCTATTACCGATCATGGCCCGGATATGGCAGATGCGCCGCATTATTGGCACTTCATGAATATGCGCGTTTGGCCGCGTTTGGTTGATGGTGTTGGCATCCTGCGAGGTATCGAAGCGAATATTAAAAATATCGAAGGTGACATCGACTGCACCGGACCTATGTTGGAGCAGGTGGATATGATTATTGCAGGCTTTCATGAGCCGGTTTTTCCACCACAGGATAGAGAAACGCATACTGCGGCCATGATCGCGACCATGGCGCGTGGGGATGCTCATATCATTAGTCATCCCGGTAATCCGAAGTTTCCCGTCGATATCCGTGCGATTGCGGAAGCTGCAGCGAAATACAATGTGGCATTAGAGCTGAATAACTCTTCTTTTATGCATTCACGCAAAGGCAGTGAGCCAAATTGTCGGGCGATTGCTGAGGCAGTTCGTGATGCAGGTGGATTGCTTTCTTTAGGTTCGGATTCCCATATTGCGTTTTCTCTGGGAGACTTTACCCACTGTGAACGTATTTTGCAGGAAGTGAACTTCCCGCAGGATCGGATATTAAATGTCAGTCCCCGGCGTGTGTTGGATTTCCTTGAACAACGTGGGATGCCTGCAATCGCTGAATTGGCTGATTTGTGA
- a CDS encoding TorD/DmsD family molecular chaperone yields MNEFSIVCRLLGTLFYRQPQDPLLTPLFTLIKEGKLAQHWPLDQDALLARWQKGLDLPAMAADYQALFDQENGSVSPLRSSYESDADDAEIRTFLQQRGMPLNDGVVGHFGSLLLAASWLEDQAQEDETAAQITLFDEYLLPWSDRFLGKVESHATTAFYRTLAIVCREALEAMRDELGESEEEDEPEAEE; encoded by the coding sequence ATGAACGAGTTTTCTATCGTGTGTCGTCTGTTGGGCACGCTGTTTTATCGCCAGCCGCAGGATCCTTTGCTGACACCGTTATTTACGCTGATTAAAGAGGGGAAACTGGCACAGCACTGGCCGCTGGATCAGGATGCCTTGCTAGCACGGTGGCAAAAAGGTCTGGATTTGCCGGCTATGGCGGCAGATTATCAGGCGCTGTTCGATCAAGAAAACGGATCGGTTTCACCGTTGCGTTCGTCCTATGAAAGCGATGCCGACGATGCGGAAATTCGTACCTTCTTGCAACAGCGCGGTATGCCGTTAAATGACGGAGTGGTTGGTCATTTTGGTAGCTTGTTGTTGGCGGCATCATGGCTGGAAGATCAGGCACAAGAAGATGAAACCGCGGCGCAAATTACGTTGTTTGATGAATATCTATTACCGTGGAGCGATCGTTTCCTCGGCAAAGTAGAAAGTCATGCTACCACCGCATTCTATCGCACATTAGCGATAGTGTGCCGCGAAGCGCTGGAAGCCATGCGGGATGAGCTGGGCGAAAGCGAAGAAGAAGACGAACCGGAAGCGGAAGAGTAA